The Arachis ipaensis cultivar K30076 chromosome B03, Araip1.1, whole genome shotgun sequence region GCAAGCCAAACACGCTTCGTTTTGCCCTTCATGTTCAAAGTTCGCACCTTTTGAACCTCCAAGCCGTAGAAAGATTGGAGCAACTGCTTAATTTCGAGCTTCGTAGCTGAAGGGACCGTCTTGAACGCAATTTCGTGGACGTTGTTGGTGTTGTTTGAGGAAGTGGGTATAagaggaatcagaggaatgttTAGAACATGTGCCATGATTTCTTTTTCGATTTAACCCTTCGGTTCCGTTGCCGATAATCCCAATCTGCCTCTGTAATTCAATTCCAACTACAACTGCGCGCTTTCCTTAAATCCCTGCTTAAAACCTTCTTCCACTTACCAGTTACCTTGTACCTCCTCATAATGCTGAAAGATGCGGGCCCGATCACCAGTTTTGTTTGAAAACAGGGCCTAAGACTAGAAGAAAAAACCCCAAATACTACATTTCTTTGGGAGCATCGTAGCCCCTCTGCTGTTTTTTTTCCTCCGGTAGTTTTCGGCCCGGGCCCGGCTTGCAGAACTGAGTCCGGATTACGGAGTTGGCCATGTAATGTACCCAAAAAATTGCATGGAGTTGGCTCCTCCATGATGAAGCAGCTTGTGTAGCCCAAAAGATTCTagtagagtttaattttgatatactaataaaagttttatgaatttttcagtgttatttaatttttttatNNNNNNNNNNNNNNNNNNNNNNNNNNNNNNNNNNNNNNNNNNNNNNNNNNNNNNNNNNNNNNNNNNNNNNNNNNNNNNNNNNNNNNNNNNNNNNNNNNNNNNNNNNNNNNNNNNNNNNNNNNNNNNNNNNNNNNNNNNNNNNNNNCATTAGGAGcacgtataaaattatttatacagAGAGTACATTAACATTAACTtcttattctttaccttgtttTTGTTATATAAACCTTAATGACTCATTGGCATTTGGCAATCCCTTACTTCCTCTGCGTACAAACCTCTTCACTGAAACATATGTAGTATGTCAAATCATTGGATTTTAATAGGGCTGAATGACAGTTGATGGAGGAAAACATTCAGCTATCACAACTCACAAGAACATATTAAAACTTTGGATCAGTCCGTCCTTATTGTCCATGCATTGCAGCACCATGACAAGAATTATAATATTTCTGTTTCACTTGGGGGAAAATAATTAAACAGTAAATTATTTCTTCGTAGTTTTCTTAATCAAGATTCATGAAAGGTAACATAGCCattggttttcactttttctatGGATATATATCGAACAGGTGACCACaccgtcaaaaaaaaaaaaaaaattgaacaggTGACCAAAATGATTCCCTCATTCAAGAAAGTTCAGGGATATTTAAAGAAGAGAGCTCTGTATTACATAGTAATTCTACTTGAGACCGAGACGGCCTTCAAAAGAATGTTTGCCTTCTATCATTTACAATATGCTTACAGATATTCTGGAATAACAACATAGTGTAAGTGGGGGAATTAGTAAATAACTTTCCCAAACTCTGGTGGTCAGATTTTATGATTCCTTCTTCTTAATCTTAATCTGGTACGGGTATTTCTGGTATATTGAGATGCTACTAACCACTATTGGAAGAGCCACAAGGCAATACATTGAAGGTGGTTCTCCTTCGAATAAGAACTGTAGCAATGCTGTGACAAGTAAAGCAGAAACGATGACAAAACCCTGCAACCACATTGAATTAGTGTCATCATTACTAACCTTTGAACAAAATAGACAATATATGAAGAGTTTCATCCTAATATATTCCAGCCTATCCTTTGTAAAATTCTCATCATGTTCAGCAAATCCAAAGTTCATCGATAAGTTTTTGTTGCTAAAGTAGCAATTACTCAGTTAATTACAATAGTT contains the following coding sequences:
- the LOC107633892 gene encoding uncharacterized protein LOC107633892 — protein: MAHVLNIPLIPLIPTSSNNTNNVHEIAFKTVPSATKLEIKQLLQSFYGLEVQKVRTLNMKGKTKRVWLAKGESLVGNKPDYKKAYVTLKNPLSNYPIFYPSPATIVHDEYMKKNKKMMTLQ